Proteins found in one Thunnus maccoyii chromosome 5, fThuMac1.1, whole genome shotgun sequence genomic segment:
- the LOC121896768 gene encoding protein NLRC3-like isoform X3: MKDSEEEEDGAESLISSCLSMKSDWSKDPPPDISNEPGPSDTKERKRRGVSVEEQLSCCSLCQDVLKDPVSTSCGHWFCRQCITSYWDQSASSGDSSCPQCAERSRTRTGLQTDSQTSTVQKSGLQEVLDEHKISLRRRCECVTEGTDEAGSETLLNRIYTELYITEGQSEDVNTQHEVRQLEAASKMDTLHDTPIRCHDIFKVLPDQQKHIRVVLTNGVAGVGKTFSVQKFTLDWAEGSENQDVSLVILLSFRELNLIKDEQYSLLMLIHDFHPTLQKVTAEKLAVWKVLFIFDGLDESRLSLDFNNSNIVSDVTQKSSVNVLLTNLIEGKLLPSALVWITSRPAAANQIPPTCVDRVTEVQGFTDAQKEEYFRRRFSDEELSSRIISHIKTSRSLHIMCLIPVFCWITATILEHMLTTDQRGELPKTLTDMYSHFLLVQTKRKKHKYDEGHGTSPQKLTKADRILLLKLGRLALEHLEKGNIMFYQEDLKKCGLDVTEASVLSGVCTEIFKRESVIFQKTVYCFVHLSVQEFLAAVYMYHCYTNRNTEVLEDFLGKYSDSSLDDFLMRAMKKSLISENGHLDLFVRFLHGLSLKSNQSLLGGLLGQTENSPQIIQRAINNLKTMNSEDISPDRSINIFHCLMEMNDRSVHQEIQEFLKSENGSEKKLSEIHCSALAYMLQMSEEVLDELDLMKYNTSREGRWRLIPAVRNCRKARLDGCELSETHCEVVASALKSNPSHLRELNLSLNRLSDSAVEHLSAGLESPNCRLETLIF, from the exons atgaaggattcggaggaagaggaggacggagcagagtctctgatatccagctgtctgtctatgaagagtgactggtcTAAAGATCCTCCTCCAGAcatcagtaatgaacctggaccctcagacacaaa agagaggaagaggaggggtgtttctgtggaggagcagctgtcctgctgttctttgtgtcaggacgtcctgaaggatccagtctctaccagctgtggacactggttctgcagacagtgcatcacctcatactgggaccagtctgcttcatcaggagACTCCTCCTGTCCCCAGTGTGCAGAAAGATCCAGAACAAGAActggactgcagacagacagtcagaccagcactgtacaaa aAAGTGGTCTGCAGGAGGTTTTAGATGAACATAAGATCAgtctgaggaggagatgtgaatgtgtgactgaaggaactgatgaagcaggaagtgaaaccctcctcaacaggatctacactgagctctacatcacagagggacagagtgaaGACGTTAATACCCAACATGAGGTGAGGCAGCTTGAAGCAGCTTCCAAGATGGACACCCTCCATGACACTCCAATCAGGTGTCACGACATCTTTAAAGTCTTACCTGaccaacagaaacacatcagagtcGTTCTGACCAACGGCGTCGCTGGCgttggaaaaaccttctcagtgcagaagttcactctggactgggcagagggctCGGAAAACCAAGACgtcagtctggtgattctgctttcgttcagggagctgaacttgatcaaagatgagcagtacagtctcctcatgctgatccatgatttccatccaacattacagaaggtcacagcagagaagctcgCTGTCTggaaagttttgttcatctttgacggcctggatgaaagcagactttcactgGATTTCAATAACAGTAACATcgtgtctgatgtcacacagaagtcatcagtcaaCGTGCTGTTGACAAACCTTATCGAGGGGAAGCTGCTTCCCTCGGCTCTCGtctggataacttcccgacctgcagcagccaatcagatccctcctacatgtgttgacagggtaacagaagtacAAGGCTTCACTGACgcccagaaggaggagtacttcaggaggagattcagtgatgaagagctgtccagcagaatcatctcacacatcaagacatccaggagcctccacatcatgtgtctcatcccagtcttctgctggatcactgctacaattctggagcacatgttgactacagaccagagaggagagctgcccaagaccctgactgacatgtactcacacttcctgctggttcagacaaagaggaagaagcacaagtATGATGAAGGACATGGGACGAGTCCACAGAAGCTGACGAAGGCTGACAGGATacttcttctgaagctggggaggctggcgTTGGAACAtctggagaaaggaaacatcatgttctaCCAAGAAGACCTGAAGAagtgtggtcttgatgtcacagaggcctcGGTGTTATCAGGAGTTTGTACAGAGATCttcaaaagagagagtgtgatcttccagaaaacagtctactgctttgttcatctgagcgttcaggagtttctggctgcagtctacatgtaccactgttacaccaaCAGGAACACAGAGGTACTGGAGGACTTCCTGGGAAAATACAGTGACTCATCTCTGGATGACTTCCTGATGAGAGCCATGAAGAAATCTCTCATAAGTGAAAATGGCCACCTGGATCTGTTTGTGcgcttccttcatggcctctctctgaagtccaaccagagtctcttaggaggcctgctgggtcagacagagaacagtccaCAAATCATCCAGAGAGCCATCAACAACCTGAAGACGATGAACAGTGAGGAtatctctcctgacagaagcatcaacatcttccactgtctgatggagatgaacgaccgctcagtacatcaggagatccaagagttcctgaagtcagagaacggatcagagaagaaactctctgagatccactgctcagctctggcctacatgctgcagatgtcagaggaggttctggatgagttggaccTGATGAAGTACAACACATCACGGGAGGGACGATGGAGactgatcccagctgtgaggaactgcagaaaggctCG ACTTGATGGATGTGAActctcagagactcactgtgaagttgtggcttcagctctga